From Synoicihabitans lomoniglobus, the proteins below share one genomic window:
- a CDS encoding DUF481 domain-containing protein — protein sequence MSQTDEIIVFDAPMVGRIEVSTADVKLGSSIPVPELAAIAPVVVESDAQEAATAEQAAPAVPPQAPDASPKAKVAAKITPWSGSVELGFRQEQGRKDSINIDLRATAERTYGVNTFKANTRILRGEQDNVVNKSRYDGSFRWRRELGERTFAQSLSSYYRDDLKNITDNWEQNIGAGYRLFKSDDHAVNIGGGLTAQYRNEESLDGNFYTLIELFQDYSYQISKRIKFVQDAVAQYSPDGRSRFVTVANQPTPTTEDLPNYKVRFNTALQGQITERIQINLRYEYEFDNAVSTSDAKTDQRITSSIGYGF from the coding sequence GTGAGCCAAACCGACGAAATCATCGTTTTCGACGCCCCCATGGTTGGTCGGATCGAGGTTTCCACCGCCGACGTAAAATTAGGAAGCTCCATTCCCGTGCCCGAACTCGCCGCCATCGCTCCTGTCGTCGTCGAATCAGATGCACAGGAAGCGGCAACCGCAGAACAAGCCGCTCCCGCGGTTCCGCCCCAAGCACCCGATGCCTCCCCAAAAGCAAAGGTGGCGGCCAAGATCACCCCCTGGTCCGGCAGCGTCGAACTGGGTTTTCGCCAGGAACAGGGTCGCAAGGACTCCATCAATATCGACCTGCGAGCCACCGCCGAGCGAACCTACGGCGTCAATACCTTCAAGGCCAACACCCGCATCCTGCGCGGCGAACAGGACAATGTGGTCAACAAGAGTCGCTACGACGGCAGCTTCCGTTGGCGCCGTGAACTCGGGGAGCGCACATTCGCACAGTCCTTGAGCAGTTACTACCGCGACGATCTGAAGAACATTACCGACAACTGGGAACAAAACATCGGTGCCGGCTACCGCCTCTTCAAATCCGACGACCACGCCGTGAACATCGGCGGTGGTTTGACCGCCCAATATCGCAACGAAGAATCCCTCGACGGCAATTTCTATACCCTGATCGAACTCTTTCAGGACTATTCCTACCAGATCAGCAAACGCATCAAGTTCGTGCAGGATGCCGTGGCGCAATACTCCCCCGATGGCCGCTCCCGCTTCGTCACCGTCGCCAACCAGCCGACGCCCACCACCGAAGATCTGCCCAACTACAAAGTGCGTTTCAACACCGCGCTGCAGGGCCAAATCACCGAACGCATCCAGATCAACCTGCGCTACGAATACGAGTTCGACAACGCGGTCTCCACCAGCGACGCCAAAA
- a CDS encoding class I SAM-dependent methyltransferase encodes MNSDEYEKMARVETRHWFYVGKRQIARWAIERFEGDIADGALLDCGAGTGIFAQELSASRRVKVMDDHDESLTVLRQRFPDNAVVEGSCTAIPLSDASETCVTLLDVLEHVEDDRAAVKEFHRVLKPGGLLVITVPAMMQLWSDWDQALHHFRRYSRSGLAALFHDAQWEQCYLKYVNTAAFPAVWWMRRGRRSEDAVRQEDRLPPNWLNHVLRWLFVWPAVRRWCPAPFGVGLIIVLRKR; translated from the coding sequence ATGAATTCCGATGAGTATGAAAAAATGGCCCGAGTGGAAACGCGCCATTGGTTCTATGTCGGCAAGCGCCAGATCGCTCGCTGGGCCATTGAACGGTTTGAGGGCGACATTGCGGATGGTGCATTGCTCGATTGCGGAGCAGGCACCGGCATCTTTGCGCAGGAGTTGAGCGCGAGTCGTCGCGTCAAGGTGATGGACGATCACGACGAGTCATTGACCGTGCTGCGACAGCGCTTTCCCGACAATGCCGTGGTCGAAGGCTCGTGCACGGCTATCCCGCTATCCGACGCGTCGGAAACATGCGTCACGTTGCTCGATGTGCTCGAACACGTGGAGGATGATCGGGCGGCGGTGAAGGAGTTCCACCGGGTGCTCAAGCCGGGAGGATTACTGGTGATAACCGTGCCCGCCATGATGCAGCTGTGGAGCGACTGGGATCAGGCGTTGCATCATTTCAGACGTTATAGTCGGTCGGGATTGGCAGCGCTCTTCCACGATGCGCAGTGGGAACAATGCTATCTCAAGTATGTGAATACGGCGGCGTTTCCCGCCGTGTGGTGGATGCGGCGGGGCCGTCGCTCCGAGGATGCCGTCCGGCAGGAGGATCGCCTCCCGCCGAACTGGTTGAACCATGTGTTACGCTGGCTGTTTGTGTGGCCCGCCGTGCGCCGTTGGTGTCCAGCTCCGTTTGGCGTGGGGCTGATCATCGTGCTGCGCAAACGCTGA
- a CDS encoding prepilin-type N-terminal cleavage/methylation domain-containing protein yields MKNNNSSKGFTLVEIMIVVVIIGLLAAMAIPAFQKVRASSQDKAVLNNLRQLGSAADQYFLENGVSEVTSSSLVGTNSSNYIKSVQTVAGETYVTTLEQGAAVTAFDVAGARTITYNN; encoded by the coding sequence ATGAAGAACAACAATTCCTCCAAGGGCTTTACGCTCGTTGAAATCATGATCGTTGTCGTCATCATCGGCCTCTTGGCTGCGATGGCCATTCCGGCGTTCCAAAAGGTCCGCGCCAGCTCGCAGGACAAGGCGGTTCTCAACAACCTCCGTCAACTCGGTTCCGCCGCTGACCAATACTTCCTCGAGAACGGTGTCAGTGAAGTCACGTCTTCCTCCCTCGTGGGCACGAACTCCAGCAACTACATCAAGTCCGTGCAGACCGTTGCGGGTGAGACCTACGTCACGACCCTCGAGCAGGGTGCTGCCGTTACCGCGTTCGACGTCGCCGGTGCTCGCACGATCACCTACAATAACTGA
- a CDS encoding ArnT family glycosyltransferase yields MKFIEPKGASHSNFMLFGVAWRSAAGRKLVVRLVAFTATAVAAIVGGFLYFTPVKAGELVRQYGYFGIAGTLIWFLVLVRRDLPAARSWVRVMTVSEFKHLCWMVGGLSVLAWVAFPLSYKVMFDELVLQATSWNLHRMREVGTIVRGYDVEGVFLPLFVYVDKRPYFFAFLVSLVHDVLGFRESNGFLFNAVLFPMVLVLFYAIVRRLAPARVALAGLACFGATPLLAQNANGSGMDLLNLGMILLTILLAARYLQRPDDHRLSVLLIACVLLAQTRYESLLFVVTTGLVVIEGWRRAGRVLLPVTAILTPLLLIPSGLHNSYLSGTPALWELKENMDSRFNFVHVMTNLQHAWSYFFNLGFGSLGSIWLSLCGLPALLVGLFLAGKHWRSWRYTDSTIVSVMLAGIAILANLGLLMAYFWGQLDDPIVSRLIMPFTVLMGVAIVVALRTIESRGWPLARWVLGGALLYHLSWGLPAANHHRRINQLANEMEWEVRAISRMSPRSRLILTDKSSLNWMIRGIPSIILENADSRAEQIQFHLDHGTFEEVLVTQRIRPISIDGGFEVDPRDRISARFVLEPVIERMHGARLVRISRVVEIKAEPEQDQSMGTSSEDGTDSSV; encoded by the coding sequence GTGAAATTCATTGAGCCAAAGGGGGCGAGTCATTCGAACTTTATGCTGTTCGGCGTGGCGTGGCGTTCGGCCGCAGGCCGCAAACTGGTGGTGCGCTTGGTGGCATTTACGGCGACAGCGGTCGCGGCGATCGTAGGGGGATTTCTATATTTTACTCCGGTTAAAGCAGGGGAATTGGTGCGGCAATACGGTTACTTCGGTATCGCCGGCACATTGATTTGGTTTCTGGTGTTGGTGCGCCGGGATCTGCCCGCCGCCAGATCATGGGTGCGGGTAATGACAGTATCGGAGTTCAAACACCTTTGCTGGATGGTGGGCGGCTTGAGTGTCCTCGCATGGGTCGCATTTCCGCTGAGCTATAAGGTGATGTTCGATGAGTTGGTGCTGCAGGCCACCTCGTGGAACCTGCATCGCATGCGGGAGGTGGGCACGATTGTGCGGGGTTATGATGTGGAAGGAGTGTTTCTTCCGCTCTTTGTCTACGTGGACAAGCGGCCCTACTTTTTTGCGTTTCTGGTGTCGTTGGTGCACGACGTTTTGGGATTCCGGGAATCCAACGGATTCTTGTTCAACGCGGTGTTGTTCCCGATGGTTTTAGTGTTGTTCTACGCCATCGTGCGGCGATTGGCTCCGGCTCGGGTGGCGCTCGCGGGATTGGCTTGTTTTGGCGCCACTCCGTTGCTGGCTCAAAATGCGAACGGGTCGGGAATGGACTTGCTGAACTTGGGCATGATTCTGCTCACGATCCTGCTGGCGGCCCGATATTTGCAGCGGCCGGATGACCATCGGCTCTCCGTGTTGCTGATTGCTTGCGTGCTGTTGGCGCAGACGCGATACGAGTCATTGCTGTTTGTGGTCACGACGGGACTAGTCGTGATCGAAGGCTGGCGCCGGGCGGGGCGCGTATTGTTGCCTGTCACGGCCATCCTGACACCTTTATTGCTCATTCCGAGTGGGTTGCACAATAGCTATCTCTCCGGGACGCCTGCGCTGTGGGAATTGAAAGAGAACATGGATTCTCGTTTCAACTTCGTGCACGTCATGACGAATTTGCAGCATGCATGGTCTTATTTTTTCAATTTGGGCTTCGGGTCACTCGGGTCTATCTGGCTCTCGCTTTGTGGACTGCCGGCCCTGCTGGTGGGGTTGTTTTTAGCCGGTAAGCATTGGCGTAGCTGGCGCTACACTGATTCCACGATTGTTTCCGTCATGTTGGCGGGAATCGCCATTTTGGCTAATCTTGGACTATTGATGGCGTATTTTTGGGGCCAGCTGGATGACCCGATTGTATCGCGCCTGATCATGCCGTTTACGGTGTTGATGGGAGTGGCCATCGTAGTCGCACTCAGAACCATCGAATCGCGAGGTTGGCCCCTTGCCCGTTGGGTCTTGGGCGGTGCGCTGTTGTATCATCTTTCTTGGGGCTTGCCGGCCGCAAACCATCATCGACGCATCAATCAACTGGCCAACGAAATGGAGTGGGAGGTGCGTGCCATATCGCGCATGTCGCCACGTTCACGTCTCATCCTGACCGACAAATCCTCGCTCAATTGGATGATTCGCGGAATTCCGTCGATCATTTTGGAAAACGCGGATTCACGGGCCGAACAGATCCAGTTTCATCTCGATCATGGCACATTCGAAGAGGTTTTGGTCACGCAGCGGATTCGCCCGATCAGCATTGACGGTGGGTTCGAAGTGGATCCGCGGGATCGCATTTCCGCACGTTTTGTTTTGGAACCGGTGATCGAGCGAATGCACGGAGCTCGCTTGGTGCGGATTAGTCGTGTTGTCGAAATTAAAGCCGAACCGGAACAGGATCAATCAATGGGGACTTCATCCGAGGACGGGACCGACTCATCCGTATAG
- a CDS encoding class I SAM-dependent methyltransferase, which yields MPLDSDSPAIPAIDQHNAEIHENLQHWKRKPELQAEYAGFYRLIAAELPPPEHGPVLECGSGIGNLKSVLPAAVTSDLFPNPWLDRQENVYALSYADRSLAGIVLFDVFHHLRYPGTVLSELHRVLQPGGRVVMMEPSAGLLGRIALGLFHHEPLALRDAITWSAPADFAPDAIDYYAAQGNAWRVFGAQRDQFPLAGWELVKVIYLPAFPWIMTGGFRGPNLNRGWLRPLNRAVDRVLRLAPRCFASRMVVVLEKSSE from the coding sequence ATGCCACTCGATTCGGATTCCCCGGCAATCCCCGCCATCGATCAACACAACGCCGAGATCCATGAGAATCTGCAGCACTGGAAACGTAAACCGGAGCTCCAGGCCGAATACGCCGGGTTTTACCGACTGATCGCCGCCGAACTGCCCCCGCCGGAGCACGGCCCGGTTCTGGAGTGCGGGTCGGGCATCGGAAACTTGAAATCCGTGCTGCCCGCCGCCGTGACCAGCGATTTGTTCCCCAACCCGTGGCTCGACCGACAGGAAAACGTCTATGCTCTGTCCTACGCCGACCGCTCGCTCGCCGGGATTGTGCTCTTCGACGTGTTTCATCATCTGCGTTATCCCGGCACGGTTTTGAGCGAACTGCACCGCGTCCTCCAACCCGGTGGACGCGTCGTGATGATGGAACCATCGGCCGGATTGCTCGGCCGGATCGCGCTGGGCCTTTTTCATCACGAACCGCTGGCATTGCGGGATGCGATCACGTGGAGTGCTCCGGCCGATTTCGCTCCCGATGCGATCGACTACTATGCGGCGCAAGGCAACGCGTGGCGCGTGTTCGGGGCCCAGCGCGACCAGTTCCCACTAGCCGGTTGGGAGCTCGTCAAGGTGATCTACCTGCCGGCGTTCCCGTGGATTATGACCGGGGGCTTTCGCGGGCCCAACTTGAACCGCGGGTGGTTGCGTCCACTCAACCGAGCCGTTGATCGGGTGCTGCGACTGGCACCGCGATGCTTCGCCTCGCGCATGGTCGTGGTGTTGGAGAAGTCTTCCGAATGA
- a CDS encoding ArnT family glycosyltransferase, whose product MIRPHREIIGRARATWIAVVLCGLHVLMAASVSRQFSTTFDEIAHVTAGYAYWTAGDMRFQPENGNFPQRWAALPLLIMDLQPFPPDHPAWEVGQVWHLGEDFFYELGNDSARILAAARGMIALLSGALCFTIFCWSRDLFGPAGGLVSVTLAAFSPTLLAHGGLATSDTAAALSFGLATLAWWRVCHRVTLTRIVVAGLAAGLLAVSKFSAVLFAPMAIIMIVARLLRRAPLVAVWRGSTHWVRGGRRVVVLGGVSVVAVLIAWSCIWACYGFRYRPTSNPDHQYYMHTWEMVTLADTPTPRLLADGRNASAQPVNFKPGPLQAIAQFCRSHELFPEAFLHGLLNVDRYSRSRLAFFAGEFRNTGWWTFFPTAFLLKTTGPALLLIFLGTLACSQLRSRRGRWYRLVPLLALFGIYGSTILTSSLSIGHRHMLPLYPVMFIFAGAAALRLIKHRGWMLAMVVVLLGSHVAVSLTTRPYYLAYFNALGGGPENAHKIFVDSSLDWGQDLPSLRDWLTAHRTEQPVFLSYFGYGDPEQEGIDAVRFGDSYFDRRARVVPAKVQGGIYCISATMYQQVYTPTRGAWTLSFEATYAKLRTWVQHFSQRPAGAPITDMQGNPLTSAEVTTRLWNYEALQFGRLCHYLQNRAPDDYVGYSILVYELSDADINLAVNSPLAAVNAAIAARYTDESVPSSDEVPID is encoded by the coding sequence ATGATCCGCCCCCATCGTGAAATCATCGGCCGCGCCCGGGCCACCTGGATCGCCGTGGTATTGTGCGGGCTGCACGTGCTGATGGCCGCGAGCGTTTCGCGTCAGTTTAGCACCACCTTCGACGAGATCGCACACGTCACGGCCGGTTATGCGTATTGGACAGCTGGAGACATGCGGTTCCAACCCGAGAACGGCAACTTTCCGCAACGCTGGGCCGCCCTGCCGTTGCTCATCATGGACCTCCAACCGTTCCCCCCCGATCATCCCGCGTGGGAGGTGGGTCAAGTCTGGCATCTCGGCGAAGACTTTTTCTACGAACTGGGCAACGATTCCGCCCGTATTCTGGCCGCGGCCCGTGGCATGATCGCCCTGCTCTCCGGGGCTTTGTGCTTCACTATCTTTTGTTGGAGTCGCGATCTTTTCGGCCCCGCGGGTGGATTGGTTTCGGTCACCTTGGCGGCGTTCAGTCCGACCTTGCTCGCTCACGGTGGGCTCGCGACGTCAGATACCGCCGCCGCATTAAGCTTCGGTCTGGCCACACTGGCGTGGTGGCGGGTTTGTCACCGGGTGACGCTCACGCGAATCGTCGTGGCGGGACTCGCCGCCGGACTACTGGCGGTTTCCAAATTTTCCGCCGTCTTGTTCGCCCCCATGGCAATCATCATGATCGTGGCGCGCCTGCTGCGGCGTGCGCCATTGGTCGCGGTCTGGCGTGGCTCCACCCATTGGGTCCGAGGCGGCCGCCGGGTCGTCGTGCTGGGCGGCGTCAGCGTGGTGGCGGTTTTGATCGCGTGGTCGTGCATCTGGGCTTGCTACGGCTTCCGATATCGACCGACGAGCAATCCCGACCACCAATACTACATGCATACTTGGGAGATGGTGACGCTGGCGGATACGCCCACCCCCCGGCTGCTGGCGGATGGACGCAATGCATCGGCTCAACCGGTCAATTTCAAACCCGGCCCCCTCCAGGCCATCGCCCAATTTTGTCGAAGCCACGAACTGTTCCCGGAGGCGTTTCTTCACGGTCTGTTGAATGTCGATCGTTATTCCCGGTCTCGCCTGGCGTTCTTCGCCGGCGAGTTTCGCAACACCGGATGGTGGACGTTTTTTCCCACGGCGTTTCTTCTCAAGACCACTGGGCCCGCGCTGCTGCTGATCTTCCTTGGCACGCTGGCCTGCAGCCAGCTGCGCAGCCGCCGCGGACGTTGGTATCGACTTGTGCCGTTGCTCGCGTTGTTCGGAATTTACGGTTCCACCATCTTGACCTCGAGCTTGAGCATCGGTCACCGGCACATGCTGCCGCTCTACCCCGTTATGTTCATTTTCGCCGGAGCCGCGGCATTGCGCTTGATAAAACATCGCGGGTGGATGCTGGCCATGGTGGTAGTTTTGCTCGGTTCACACGTGGCCGTATCCCTCACCACGAGACCTTACTATCTGGCTTATTTCAACGCGCTGGGTGGCGGCCCCGAAAACGCCCACAAAATCTTTGTCGATAGCTCGCTCGATTGGGGGCAGGACCTTCCCAGCCTGCGTGATTGGCTGACAGCACATCGCACGGAACAGCCCGTATTCTTATCTTATTTTGGCTACGGCGACCCGGAGCAGGAGGGCATCGACGCGGTAAGGTTCGGCGACTCATACTTTGACCGACGTGCCCGGGTCGTCCCCGCCAAGGTCCAGGGCGGCATCTACTGTATCAGCGCCACCATGTATCAACAGGTTTATACGCCGACGCGCGGTGCATGGACTCTGAGCTTTGAAGCCACTTACGCAAAACTGCGCACTTGGGTGCAGCACTTCTCCCAACGCCCGGCTGGCGCCCCCATCACAGACATGCAGGGCAATCCGCTCACCTCTGCGGAAGTAACCACCCGCTTGTGGAACTACGAGGCCCTGCAATTCGGTCGACTGTGCCACTATCTCCAGAACCGTGCACCCGACGACTATGTTGGATATTCAATTTTGGTTTATGAGCTGTCCGACGCGGACATCAACCTGGCCGTGAATTCTCCTTTGGCTGCAGTCAACGCCGCCATCGCAGCCCGCTATACGGATGAGTCGGTCCCGTCCTCGGATGAAGTCCCCATTGATTGA